The Mauremys reevesii isolate NIE-2019 linkage group 1, ASM1616193v1, whole genome shotgun sequence genome has a segment encoding these proteins:
- the LOC120395879 gene encoding LOW QUALITY PROTEIN: olfactory receptor 52R1-like (The sequence of the model RefSeq protein was modified relative to this genomic sequence to represent the inferred CDS: substituted 1 base at 1 genomic stop codon) yields the protein MSDSNTTEFTNPSTFILLGTPGLEGAHVWISIPFFTMYTIAILGNFTILFIVKIEPSLHVPMYYFLCMLAVTDLVLSTSILPKMLAIFWFNSREINFSACLTQMYFIHCFTAVESGIFAAMAFDRYVAICDPLRHSSTLTNHVIAKISIAVVLRGGILVLLYPLLARXWPYCRTNIITHSYCEHMAVVKLACADIRISSYYGLLVAFSVATLDLFFIAVSYIQILRAIFSLPTKDARLKTFRTCSSHLCVISASYIPSLFSFLTHRFGHNVPLYFHVLMANVYLLVPPMLNPIIYGVRTKQIRDRLLRLFTHKGM from the coding sequence atgtcagattccaacacaactgaattcaccaacccctccaccttcatcctgctgggcacaCCTGGCTTAGAGggagcccatgtctggatctccatccccttcttcaCCATGTAcaccatagccatcttggggaacttcaccatcctgttcattgtgaagatagagccgagcctccatgtgcccatgtactattttctctgcatgctggctgtaaccgacctggtcctgtccacaTCCATCCTTCCGAAAATGCTGgcaatcttctggttcaattccagggagataaATTTCAGTGCCTGTCTCAcacagatgtacttcattcactgctttaCAGCAGTGGAGTCTGGGATCTTCGcagccatggcttttgatcgctatgtggccatctgcgaCCCCCTGAGACATTCCTCCACCCTCACAAACCATGTCATAGCCAAGATCAGCATAGCTGTGGTGCTGCGCGGGGGAATACTCGTACTGCTCTATCCCTTACTGGCGAGgtagtggccatattgcagaaccaacatcatcacCCACTCATACTGTGAGCATATGGCCGTGGTGAAACTGGCCTGCGCCGACATCCgcatcagtagttactatggcctcCTTGTGGCATTCAGTGTGGCTACTCTGGATTTGTTTTTTATTGCTGTGTCCTATAttcagatcctcagggccatattCAGCCTCCcaacaaaggacgcccggctcaagacttttcgGACATGCAGCTCCCACCTttgtgtcatttcagcctcttaCATCCcatctctcttctccttcctcacgcaCCGATTTGGTCACAATGTGCCCCTGTATTTCCATGTTCTCATGGCCAATGTGTAtctcctggtgccccccatgctgaaccccatcatctacggggtgaggaccaaacagatccgggacaggctgctccggtTATTTACTCATAAAGGGAtgtaa
- the LOC120378423 gene encoding putative protein FAM205B, with product MSGREAKRQRDQESTAPRATGEAPMSLPGRPPAWVSPGVLRVPGRLELAETETPFLQRDVRASLERHVQVKRLQHTLGLPCTLQSALKIFMPPAPKPIARRPSGAGRVVTMPQALPFLSVGSRTELERHLQRMVHLKRWGLPRRIQESLRLLMPATPPHPRLGPLPSGRWAPRGPGPVTRAAQTPGLRARAPAQASQGPARASKSAPGSHCCRDTREPQGHIARKGLEIRLGALPAVLRSSQKMAALGRRDLLLPKLIPPGCKAPLARHRLCSLLSCKAGSVELNVRHKHIQYLWALPTLYAESLAKMVPCPPVPPAPVLPLGVAIEFYPLETPFVAPEGRELLERHVLRKRLQHEWGLPGLVRRSLRCFMPPLPTRPRPKGSDRPAAMELRVSSGAPPIPLATKRELEAHIRRRVAERRWGLPRRVQESLRGFMPPTTTAPGTYPDTQGRRASRPLRGLSARRAPRESPSRVAPLGPTAVAVSLARPLGTAWLQQLSRDTCHQLLERHVTRKNIEIRLGLIPRRAQHSQEAARRVGKLPLPRLIRPGQRSLELRPRELLFLEQAASDHLELNLLHKHLSFRWGLPTLYRQSLAKLFHAGPSPAPPPSSSRAAGTEFTEQELPFLPPGAREELELHVRKKRLQHEWGLPLIVQKSIRGLMAAAPHPGQPKAPPPADRDVAILQPELSFLRGASRRDLELSLRKRLKHRRWGLPGGSRSRCGCFNLPQRTRSLGPRDPRKGTQRGLSCCPGTRAPCTWSGAWGKPGEWSLLPTRGSAWDVTLRSGCRSTWQRNVRRPGWGPSPLQ from the coding sequence ATGTCAGGGCGGGAGGCCAAACGGCAGCGAGACCAAGAAAGCACGGCACCCAGGGCCACGGGGGAAGCTCCGATGTCTCTGCCTGGGAGACCCCCAGCGTGGGTCAGCCCTGGAGTCCTGCGTGTGCCCGGCAGGCTCGAATTGGCCGAAACGGAGACCCCCTTCCTCCAGCGCGACGTCAGGGCCAGTCTTGAGCGGCACGtccaggtaaagaggctgcagcacaccctggggctgccctgcaCCCTGCAGAGCGCTTTGAAGATCTTCATGCCCCCAGCACCGAAACCCATCGCACGCAGACCctcgggggcaggcagggtggtgacgatgccacaggccctgcccttcctgagcGTCGGCTCCAGGACAGAGCTGGAGCGGCATCTGCAAAGGATGGTGCATCTTAAGAGATGGGGGCTGCCCAGGAGGATCCAGGAGTCCCTGAGGCTGCTGATGCCAGCCACACCTCCACACCCCCGGCTCGGCCCCCTGCCCTCCGGGAGATGGGCTCCAAGGGGGCCAGGCCCAGTGACGAGGGCAGCCCAGACGCCCGGCCTCAGAGCTAGAGCCCCAGCCCAGGCATCCCAGGGCCCCGCCAGAGCATCAAAATCTGCACCCGGCTCGCACTGCTGCAGAGACACCCGGGAGCCGCAGGGGCACATTGCCAGGAAGGGCTTGGAAATCAGACTAGGCGCGCTGCCCGCCGTGCTGAGGAGCTCTCAGAAAATGGCCGCCCTGGGGCGCAGAGACCTGCTCCTGCCTAAACTGATCCCCCCAGGCTGCAAGGCCCCCCTGGCCCGCCACCGGCTCTGCTCCCTGCTCAGCTGCAAGGCGGGCAGCGTGGAGCTCAACGTGAGGCACAAGCACATCCAGTAcctctgggctctccccaccctgtACGCGGAGTCCCTGGCCAAGATGGTGCCCTGCCCGCCCGTGCCACCCGCCCCCGTGCTGCCCCTGGGTGTGGCCATCGAGTTCTATCCCCTGGAGACCCCCTTCGTGGCCCCCGAGGGCCGGGAGCTGCTGGAGAGGCATGTCCTGAGGAAGCGGCTGCAGCACGAATGGGGCCTGCCGGGCCTGGTGCGGCGATCGCTGAGGTGTTTCATGCCACCCCTGCCCACGCGCCCCAGGCCCAAGGGGAGTGACCGGCCGGCAGCCATGGAGCTCCGTGTCAGCAGCGGGGCCCCTCCCATCCCTCTGGCCACCAAGAGGGAGCTGGAAGCCCACATCCGGCGGAGGGTGGCCGAGAGGAGGTGGGGGCTCcccaggagggtgcaggagtcccTGCGGGGCTTCATGCCCCCCACGACCACAGCTCCGGGGACATATCCAGACACACAAGGCAGAAGGGCCAGCCGGCCACTCAGGGGGCTGTCAGCGAGAAGGGCTCCAAGAGAATCACCCTCCAGGGTGGCACCCCTGGGCCCCACAGCGGTGGCTGTCTCCTTAGCCAGGCCCCTGGGAACTGCATGGCTCCAGCAGCTCAGCCGGGACACGTGCCACCAGCTGCTGGAGAGACATGTGACCAGGAAAAACATAGAGATCCGTCTGGGCCTGATCCCCCGCAGGGCCCAACACTCACAGGAAGCCGCCCGCCGGGTGGGAAAGCTCCCCTTGCCCCGGCTGATTCGGCCGGGCCAGAGATCCCTGGAGCTGCGGCCCCGGGAGCTGCTCTTCCTGGAGCAGGCGGCCTCGGATCACCTGGAGCTCAACCTTCTCCACAAGCACCTGAGCTTCAGGTGGGGGCTGCCCACGCTCTACCGACAGTCCCTGGCCAAGCTGTTCCACGCAGGCCCCTCGCCCGCCCCGCCGCCCTCCAGCTCCCGCGCAGCTGGGACCGAGTTCACGGAGCAGGAGCTGCCCTTCCTCCCACCGGGAGCCCgggaggagctggagctgcacgtgaggaagaagaggctgcagcacgaGTGGGGGCTGCCTCTGATCGTCCAGAAATCCATCCGGGGCCTGATggcggctgccccccaccccggccagcccaaggcccctccGCCGGCCGACAGGGACGTGGCCATTCTCCAGCCCGAGCTGTCCTTCCTCCGTGGGGCCAGCAGACGAGATCTGGAGCTCAGCCTCCGCAAGAGACTCAAGCACCGGCGCTGGGGGCTGCCAGGAGGATCCAGGAGTCGGTGCGGCTGCTTCAACCTGCCTCAGCGCACGCGGAGCTTAGGCCCCAGGGACCCACGGAAAGGGACGCAGAGGGGCCTTTCCTGCTGCCCTGGCACAAGAGCACCGTGCACCTGGAGCGGGGCATGGGGAAAGCCAGGAGAGTGGTCGCTGCTCCCCACCCGCGGCTCAGCCTGGGACGTGACACTCAGGAGTGGCTGCAGATCCACATGGCAAAGAAATGTGAGGAGACCCGGCTGGGGGCCGTCCCCGCTGCAGTGA